Proteins encoded within one genomic window of Dyadobacter chenhuakuii:
- a CDS encoding M20/M25/M40 family metallo-hydrolase — MKNYLFFFCFVCQSAFAQLPAPDQLSKHVYKLASDKMQGRGTGSKENQKAAGYVAAQFKKYKLQPKGTNGFYQPFTAKVRRVVVTDSLRETNNVIGFLDNGAANTIVIGAHFDHLGLGRQGSSKAEKPEGQIHNGADDNASGVAGLLELARYFSKNDVKEPYNFLFIAFGAEELGLLGSRHFVNNPTLPLEKINFMTNMDMIGRYDASRGVGIGGYGTSDAWPDIFKDVKSDTKFFTDKAGSGGSDHGSFYAKKIPVLFFHTGGHDDYHKPTDDPEKIDYNAAAGILGIHIQLIENAMKLPKLTFTTVI, encoded by the coding sequence ATGAAAAATTACTTGTTCTTCTTTTGTTTTGTTTGCCAAAGTGCCTTTGCCCAACTGCCCGCTCCCGACCAACTTTCCAAACACGTTTACAAGCTTGCATCCGACAAAATGCAGGGCCGTGGAACCGGAAGCAAGGAGAACCAAAAAGCAGCCGGATATGTAGCCGCTCAATTCAAAAAATACAAGCTGCAACCGAAGGGGACCAACGGATTTTACCAACCATTTACGGCCAAAGTGCGGCGCGTGGTTGTTACCGACAGTCTGCGCGAGACAAATAATGTCATCGGCTTTCTGGATAACGGAGCTGCAAATACCATTGTCATTGGCGCTCACTTTGATCACCTGGGGCTGGGCAGACAAGGAAGCTCGAAAGCAGAAAAGCCGGAAGGGCAAATTCACAACGGGGCCGATGATAATGCTTCGGGCGTGGCAGGCTTGCTGGAACTTGCGCGCTATTTTTCCAAGAATGATGTCAAAGAACCCTATAACTTTCTCTTTATAGCATTTGGTGCCGAGGAGCTGGGGCTGCTGGGATCGCGTCATTTTGTTAACAATCCTACATTACCATTGGAAAAAATCAATTTCATGACTAATATGGACATGATTGGCCGTTATGATGCCAGCCGTGGCGTTGGGATCGGCGGTTACGGGACCAGTGATGCATGGCCGGATATATTTAAAGATGTGAAAAGCGATACCAAGTTTTTTACGGACAAGGCCGGAAGCGGCGGCTCGGATCATGGGTCTTTTTATGCCAAAAAAATTCCGGTGCTTTTCTTTCACACAGGCGGCCACGACGACTATCACAAGCCTACGGACGATCCGGAAAAAATCGATTATAATGCAGCTGCCGGCATTCTGGGCATTCATATACAACTCATTGAGAATGCAATGAAACTGCCTAAGCTGACATTTACCACTGTTATATAA
- the metX gene encoding homoserine O-acetyltransferase MetX: MQAEQKTFKYPYAYALEMGGELPGFELSYTTYGTQNAENNNIVWICHALTGSSNAAEWWDGLVGDDKFFDPAKYFIVCVNVLGSAYGSTGPLSINPRTHKPFYRSFPTITVRDVVGAMDLLRQELEIKKIKLCIGGSLGGQQALEWAVEVPDLFEELILIASNALHSPWGIAFNESQRMAIEADPTFNDGTDEAGSMGMRAARSIALLSYRNYDTYNFTQARDNPDQIDDFRASSYQQYQGDKFVKRFNAYSYWVLSKIMDSHNVGRNRGGIVHALGLVKAKTLVLGIKSDLLFPLSEQQFLARHIPDAVFQEIDSLYGHDGFLIEYKQLTQVIRAWQETNGKLQTAKI; encoded by the coding sequence ATGCAAGCGGAACAAAAAACATTTAAATATCCTTACGCCTACGCGCTGGAAATGGGCGGTGAATTGCCAGGCTTCGAACTGTCATACACCACTTATGGAACGCAGAATGCTGAAAACAACAACATTGTCTGGATCTGTCATGCATTAACGGGCAGCTCCAACGCGGCCGAATGGTGGGATGGCCTGGTAGGGGACGATAAGTTTTTTGACCCAGCCAAATATTTCATCGTTTGCGTGAATGTCCTGGGTTCGGCTTATGGCTCTACGGGTCCGCTGAGCATTAATCCCCGGACGCATAAACCTTTTTACAGATCATTTCCGACTATCACAGTTCGTGATGTGGTTGGTGCTATGGATCTGCTGCGGCAGGAGCTGGAAATTAAGAAGATAAAACTTTGTATTGGCGGTTCCCTGGGTGGCCAGCAAGCGCTCGAATGGGCGGTGGAAGTGCCCGATCTTTTTGAAGAACTGATCCTGATCGCCTCCAATGCACTGCATTCGCCGTGGGGCATTGCTTTTAACGAGTCACAGCGGATGGCGATTGAGGCGGACCCGACTTTTAATGATGGCACGGACGAGGCCGGAAGCATGGGTATGCGGGCCGCGCGATCCATTGCATTGCTATCATACAGAAATTACGACACCTATAATTTTACCCAGGCGCGTGATAATCCGGATCAGATCGATGATTTCCGGGCATCGTCCTACCAGCAATACCAAGGCGATAAGTTTGTGAAGCGGTTTAATGCCTATTCTTACTGGGTGCTTTCCAAGATCATGGATTCGCACAATGTAGGCAGGAATCGCGGCGGAATTGTGCACGCATTAGGCTTGGTTAAGGCCAAAACATTAGTATTAGGCATAAAATCCGATTTGCTGTTCCCATTATCCGAGCAACAATTTCTGGCCAGGCACATTCCGGACGCTGTTTTCCAGGAAATCGATTCGTTATATGGCCACGATGGCTTTCTTATTGAATATAAGCAGCTTACCCAAGTGATCAGGGCGTGGCAGGAAACGAATGGCAAATTGCAAACCGCAAAGATCTGA
- a CDS encoding FdhF/YdeP family oxidoreductase: MPNDQRNVAGAENPDKLTGLKKTEIKKVAAGIPAVVSSFQKTISEAGVQRGMKALFNLNKKGGFDCPSCAWPDPDDERSGIAEYCENGARAVAEEATLKKLDATFFAQNSVEALGKLSDYEIGGKGRIAAPMFLPPGGKFYQPISWKAAFEKIALELNRLASPDEAVFYTSGRTSNEAAFLYQLFVREFGTNNLPDCSNMCHESSGVALGESLGIGKGSVKLDDFYEAEVIMILGQNPGTNHPRMLTALQKAKANGATIISINPLPETGLMGFNNPQTVQGILGANPALTDIFLQVKINGDLALLKAIEILLLKEEKRNPGMVFDRNFIANNTAGYSDFIQHLKELDAQELARISGISLGQIQQVVDVLAGKSKIIACWAMGLTQHKNAVDTIKEIVNLLLLKGSIGKPGAGTCPVRGHSNVQGDRTMGIFEKPTDQFLDSIERNFHFAPPRKHGFDVVESIKAMHEGSAKVFFAMGGNFLSATPDTRFTAEALSKCRLTVHVSTKLNRSHLVTGEQALILPCLGRSDMDMHKGESRFISCENSMGVIQLSKGVLPPVSDQLLSEPVIICRLAKAVLGRKSQINWDIYAEDYDVIRADIERTIPGFDNYNERVRVPGGFYLPNCNRDGYFDTLSQKAHFNIGKLFDPELKEDELMMMTIRSHDQFNTTIYGLNDRYRGIHNERRVILMNENDIAKRDLKSGDLVDLYNHYDGIERVAYKFVVVPYPIPEGCTATYFPETNVLVPINSVADKSNTPTSKLVILTIRKHLSA, from the coding sequence ATGCCCAATGACCAGCGTAATGTTGCCGGGGCTGAAAATCCCGATAAATTAACCGGCCTCAAAAAAACGGAGATCAAGAAAGTGGCTGCCGGCATTCCGGCTGTTGTTTCCAGTTTTCAGAAAACCATTAGCGAGGCAGGTGTGCAGCGTGGCATGAAAGCGCTTTTTAACCTGAATAAAAAAGGTGGTTTCGACTGCCCAAGCTGCGCATGGCCCGATCCGGACGATGAGCGCTCGGGCATTGCGGAATATTGTGAGAATGGCGCCAGGGCGGTTGCCGAGGAAGCAACATTGAAGAAACTGGACGCGACATTCTTTGCTCAGAATTCGGTGGAAGCATTAGGAAAGCTGTCTGATTATGAAATTGGCGGCAAAGGCCGGATTGCTGCGCCAATGTTTCTGCCGCCAGGCGGGAAGTTTTATCAGCCCATTTCCTGGAAAGCTGCTTTTGAAAAAATTGCATTGGAACTGAACCGGTTGGCATCGCCAGACGAGGCCGTTTTTTACACTTCCGGCCGGACAAGCAATGAAGCCGCCTTCCTATATCAGCTTTTTGTACGCGAATTTGGCACCAATAACCTGCCCGATTGCAGCAATATGTGCCATGAAAGCAGCGGCGTTGCTTTGGGGGAATCGCTGGGCATCGGGAAAGGCTCCGTGAAACTCGATGATTTTTACGAGGCTGAGGTCATTATGATTTTAGGACAAAATCCGGGGACCAATCATCCGCGCATGCTTACCGCATTGCAAAAGGCGAAAGCGAATGGCGCGACGATCATTTCAATTAATCCTTTGCCTGAAACGGGTTTGATGGGTTTCAATAATCCACAAACAGTGCAGGGAATTTTAGGAGCTAATCCCGCCCTGACCGACATTTTCCTGCAAGTCAAAATCAACGGTGATCTTGCATTGCTGAAAGCCATCGAAATACTGCTGCTTAAAGAAGAGAAACGCAATCCGGGAATGGTGTTCGACCGAAACTTCATAGCAAATAATACAGCAGGTTATAGCGACTTCATCCAGCATCTGAAAGAATTGGATGCGCAGGAACTCGCACGCATCAGCGGCATCTCGCTAGGCCAGATTCAGCAGGTTGTGGACGTTTTGGCCGGGAAAAGCAAGATTATCGCGTGTTGGGCGATGGGCCTGACGCAGCATAAGAATGCAGTGGACACGATCAAAGAAATTGTAAACCTGCTGTTGCTGAAAGGCAGCATTGGCAAACCGGGCGCGGGCACATGCCCTGTACGCGGCCATAGCAATGTGCAAGGCGACCGGACGATGGGAATTTTTGAGAAGCCAACGGACCAGTTCCTGGATTCCATTGAGCGCAACTTTCATTTTGCTCCTCCCAGAAAACACGGATTCGACGTGGTAGAGTCCATTAAGGCCATGCACGAAGGCAGTGCCAAGGTATTTTTTGCGATGGGAGGCAACTTTCTGAGTGCTACACCGGATACAAGATTTACAGCCGAAGCGCTCAGCAAATGCCGCCTGACAGTACACGTTTCGACCAAGCTGAACCGGAGCCATCTGGTAACGGGTGAACAAGCGCTGATCCTTCCCTGCCTGGGAAGAAGCGATATGGATATGCATAAGGGTGAAAGCAGGTTTATTTCCTGTGAAAATTCAATGGGCGTAATTCAGCTTTCCAAGGGCGTTTTGCCGCCGGTTTCGGATCAGTTACTGAGTGAGCCGGTGATCATTTGCAGGCTGGCGAAAGCTGTTTTGGGCCGGAAAAGCCAGATTAACTGGGACATTTACGCCGAAGATTATGACGTGATCCGCGCTGACATTGAAAGGACAATTCCAGGCTTTGATAACTATAATGAGCGCGTACGCGTGCCAGGCGGATTTTATTTACCCAATTGCAACCGGGACGGATATTTTGACACATTGTCTCAAAAAGCGCATTTCAATATCGGCAAGCTATTTGATCCCGAACTGAAAGAGGATGAGCTGATGATGATGACCATCCGCAGCCACGACCAGTTCAACACCACGATTTATGGCCTGAATGATCGTTATCGAGGCATTCACAACGAGCGGCGCGTGATTTTGATGAACGAAAATGACATCGCAAAACGGGATCTGAAAAGCGGCGATCTGGTGGATCTGTATAACCATTATGACGGCATTGAGCGGGTTGCGTACAAGTTTGTCGTTGTCCCCTACCCGATTCCGGAAGGTTGCACAGCCACTTATTTTCCTGAAACGAATGTCCTCGTTCCTATTAACAGCGTGGCAGATAAAAGCAACACGCCGACTTCCAAACTGGTTATTCTCACAATTCGCAAGCATTTAAGCGCATGA
- a CDS encoding DUF7009 family protein — protein sequence MKIRIQRNSVRYRLSRTDIQKLSTEGYLEEVTPFGDSLFIYGVKKSADVSELTADFRNGKILLHIPEQLTDGWADNNVVGYDGEMLFGNNGSLKLLIEKDFKCLDNVTEDQSDNYENPAKTC from the coding sequence ATGAAAATACGCATTCAACGCAATTCTGTGCGTTATAGATTGAGCAGGACTGATATCCAAAAACTCAGTACAGAAGGTTATCTCGAAGAAGTCACGCCATTTGGTGATTCTCTATTTATTTATGGCGTAAAAAAATCTGCTGACGTCTCCGAACTCACCGCAGATTTCCGGAATGGTAAGATCTTGTTACACATTCCTGAACAACTGACCGATGGATGGGCGGACAATAATGTGGTAGGTTATGACGGAGAAATGTTGTTTGGCAACAATGGCAGCTTGAAATTACTGATTGAGAAAGATTTCAAATGCTTGGATAATGTTACTGAGGATCAATCGGATAATTATGAAAACCCTGCAAAAACCTGTTAA
- a CDS encoding glycerophosphodiester phosphodiesterase, producing MKKFLSIVAVGLLSLTAFEGMSQNKNKVIAHRGAWKNTGVTENSIGALEHAIKLGCYGSEFDVHMSADSVIYVLHDHSIKGTHIEKTNSQELSQIKLEDGTALPTLEAYLKAGAKQKKTRLILEIKTSSMGKERSLALATKCVEMVKKLKVEGITDYIAFDFDVCKKVKELAPKAHVEYLNGDKTPDEIQAAGLDGIDYNQNVLKKKPEYIADIRDKKLTTNVWTVNDEESMKWFLEKGVDYITTNEPELLLKITK from the coding sequence ATGAAAAAATTCTTATCCATTGTTGCTGTTGGTTTGCTGAGTCTGACCGCTTTTGAAGGCATGTCTCAAAATAAAAACAAAGTTATAGCGCACCGTGGCGCGTGGAAAAATACCGGCGTAACCGAAAATTCTATTGGCGCATTGGAGCATGCCATCAAACTGGGCTGCTATGGTAGTGAATTTGATGTGCATATGTCGGCAGATTCGGTCATTTATGTGCTTCACGACCATTCGATCAAAGGAACGCATATTGAAAAAACCAATTCCCAGGAGCTTTCCCAGATCAAATTAGAAGATGGAACGGCATTACCAACATTGGAAGCTTACCTGAAAGCGGGCGCAAAACAGAAGAAAACACGCCTGATCCTGGAAATCAAAACTTCTTCGATGGGCAAAGAACGCTCGCTAGCACTGGCTACCAAATGTGTGGAAATGGTAAAAAAATTAAAAGTGGAAGGCATTACGGATTACATTGCCTTTGATTTTGATGTTTGTAAAAAAGTAAAAGAACTGGCTCCGAAAGCACACGTCGAATATCTGAACGGAGACAAAACGCCGGATGAAATTCAAGCCGCAGGACTGGATGGCATCGATTACAACCAGAATGTGTTGAAGAAAAAGCCAGAATACATTGCCGATATCAGAGATAAAAAACTGACAACCAATGTCTGGACGGTGAATGACGAAGAATCTATGAAATGGTTTCTTGAAAAAGGCGTCGATTACATTACCACAAACGAGCCGGAATTGCTTTTGAAAATAACAAAATAG
- the fdhD gene encoding formate dehydrogenase accessory sulfurtransferase FdhD codes for MEINAIAQQRIRVITSSGNKDAEDDLAVEEPLEIQLSYIESGKKIKKSISVTMRTPGNDDELAVGFLFTEGIVAEKSQVKAAANDISDENKVIVNLAEAFVPVINSLERNFYTTSSCGVCGKASIDAIKTISAYQNDDNTLLVSKKVIFSLKDQLNVQQSIFETTGGLHASALFDVNGDFIALREDVGRHNALDKLIGNALLNDLLPLADKILLLSGRASFELIQKAGMAGIQVVAAIGAPSSLAVKLAEESNITLIGFLKNDKFNIYSGFERISEL; via the coding sequence ATGGAAATCAATGCAATAGCGCAGCAGCGCATCAGGGTGATAACCAGCAGCGGCAACAAGGATGCGGAAGACGACCTGGCTGTGGAAGAACCGCTGGAAATTCAGCTTTCCTACATTGAATCCGGAAAAAAGATCAAAAAAAGTATTTCTGTAACGATGCGGACGCCGGGCAATGACGATGAGCTGGCGGTTGGTTTTCTGTTTACGGAAGGCATTGTTGCAGAAAAAAGCCAGGTTAAGGCGGCTGCAAATGATATTTCTGATGAAAATAAAGTGATTGTCAATCTGGCCGAAGCGTTTGTGCCCGTGATTAATTCGCTGGAAAGGAATTTTTACACCACATCCAGTTGCGGAGTTTGCGGGAAAGCCAGCATTGATGCAATCAAGACGATTTCGGCGTATCAAAATGATGATAACACGTTGCTGGTAAGCAAGAAAGTTATCTTCTCATTGAAAGATCAGCTGAATGTGCAGCAAAGTATTTTTGAAACCACCGGCGGACTGCATGCCTCGGCGCTTTTTGATGTTAACGGAGATTTTATTGCCTTGCGGGAAGATGTAGGCAGGCATAATGCACTGGACAAACTGATTGGAAATGCGCTGCTAAACGACCTGCTCCCGCTTGCCGACAAAATCCTGCTTCTGAGCGGACGGGCAAGTTTCGAATTGATCCAAAAAGCCGGGATGGCTGGCATTCAGGTGGTGGCCGCCATTGGTGCGCCGTCCAGCCTGGCTGTAAAACTGGCCGAAGAAAGCAACATAACGCTGATTGGTTTTTTAAAAAATGACAAGTTCAATATTTACTCAGGTTTCGAAAGAATTTCAGAATTATGA